In Roseisolibacter agri, the following proteins share a genomic window:
- a CDS encoding GNAT family N-acetyltransferase, protein MTELVPPELVAAELRTERLLLRRWRPEDASPLHDALAPSVAHLKPWIPWTVAEPAPVPQLEARLARFAEAIAERRAWQWGIFAADTGALLGGISLHPRDAHTRVPFDAADRVEIGYWLRVDATGQGYATEAVRAVLAVARALPHVSHVEIRCDARNAPSAAIPRRLGFRHARTLDQLMVWEHPA, encoded by the coding sequence GTGACGGAGCTCGTCCCACCGGAGCTCGTCGCCGCGGAGCTGCGCACGGAGCGCCTGCTGCTGCGCCGCTGGCGGCCGGAGGACGCCTCGCCGCTGCACGACGCGCTGGCGCCGAGCGTGGCGCACCTGAAGCCGTGGATCCCGTGGACGGTGGCCGAGCCGGCGCCGGTCCCGCAGCTGGAGGCGCGGCTGGCGCGCTTCGCGGAGGCGATCGCCGAGCGTCGCGCGTGGCAGTGGGGCATCTTCGCCGCCGACACGGGCGCGCTGCTGGGCGGCATCAGCCTGCATCCGCGCGACGCGCACACGCGCGTGCCGTTCGACGCCGCGGACCGCGTGGAGATCGGCTACTGGCTCCGCGTCGACGCGACGGGGCAGGGGTACGCGACGGAGGCCGTGCGCGCGGTGCTCGCGGTGGCGCGCGCGCTGCCGCACGTCTCGCACGTCGAGATCCGCTGCGACGCGCGCAACGCGCCCAGCGCCGCGATCCCGCGCCGGCTCGGCTTCCGCCACGCGCGCACGCTCGACCAGCTGATGGTGTGGGAGCATCCGGCATGA
- a CDS encoding FMN-binding negative transcriptional regulator, giving the protein MYVPASNAEHRPEVLFDFIEAHSLGALVTASADGLFATHLPFVLDRARGPHGTLEGHLARANPHHRHAPTTDEALVIFTGPDAYVTPSWYPSKAEHGKVVPTWNYVAVHAYGTLRFREDADYLRRHLDQLTDRHEAGREHPWTTADAPAEYIAQLQRAIVGVELEITRLEGKWKMSQNRPAADIDGVVRGLAASSAAEERAVAAIVDARRPTDRS; this is encoded by the coding sequence ATGTACGTCCCCGCCTCGAACGCCGAGCATCGCCCCGAGGTCCTGTTCGACTTCATCGAGGCGCACTCGCTGGGTGCGCTCGTCACCGCGTCGGCGGACGGGCTGTTCGCCACGCACCTGCCGTTCGTGCTCGATCGCGCGCGCGGCCCGCACGGCACGCTGGAGGGCCACCTCGCGCGCGCCAACCCGCACCACCGCCACGCGCCGACGACCGACGAGGCGCTGGTGATCTTCACGGGCCCCGATGCCTACGTCACGCCGTCGTGGTACCCGAGCAAGGCGGAGCACGGGAAGGTGGTGCCGACGTGGAACTACGTCGCCGTGCACGCCTACGGCACGCTGCGCTTCCGCGAGGACGCCGACTACCTGCGCCGCCACCTCGACCAGCTCACCGACCGTCACGAGGCGGGACGCGAGCATCCCTGGACGACCGCCGACGCGCCGGCCGAGTACATCGCGCAGCTGCAGCGCGCGATCGTGGGCGTGGAGCTGGAGATCACGCGGCTGGAAGGGAAGTGGAAGATGAGCCAGAACCGCCCCGCCGCCGACATCGACGGCGTGGTGCGCGGGCTGGCCGCGTCGAGCGCCGCGGAGGAGCGCGCGGTGGCGGCGATCGTGGACGCGCGCCGGCCGACGGACCGCTCGTGA
- a CDS encoding DUF5990 family protein, with protein sequence MSASGEDTVALRLIVERPPAGATWRLQRGRDALVAPVHATPEAIAFALSLRVADGPDGAPTLRGPEAQGAPASRFVYLNSGTYAGQADTPWSRRAKVPLTGIPPALLARARATPGAVLEARIAGTARDGGPACATVQLLGEGWRLVTDEGA encoded by the coding sequence ATGAGCGCATCGGGCGAGGACACGGTCGCGCTGCGGCTGATCGTCGAGCGGCCGCCGGCGGGCGCGACGTGGCGCCTGCAGCGCGGGCGCGACGCGCTGGTGGCGCCGGTGCACGCGACGCCCGAGGCGATCGCGTTCGCGCTGTCGCTGCGCGTGGCCGACGGTCCCGACGGCGCGCCGACGCTGCGCGGTCCCGAGGCGCAGGGGGCGCCGGCCTCGCGCTTCGTCTACCTGAACTCCGGCACGTACGCGGGGCAGGCCGACACGCCGTGGTCGCGGCGCGCGAAGGTGCCGCTCACCGGCATCCCGCCCGCGCTGCTGGCGCGTGCGCGGGCGACGCCCGGCGCAGTGCTGGAGGCGCGGATCGCCGGCACCGCCCGCGACGGCGGGCCCGCCTGCGCGACGGTGCAGCTGCTGGGCGAGGGGTGGCGGCTGGTGACGGACGAGGGTGCCTGA
- a CDS encoding RidA family protein: MPHRYVASGPTLPAAPSPISQAVVAGTHCYVSGQLAVDADGVFRPGTAREEAERAFCNVFAAVEAAGFGRHEIVYVDVAFVDLGDVPAVNALWAELFAEDRRPARTIYQAAALPYGGRVKVQAIAVREA, encoded by the coding sequence ATGCCGCACCGCTACGTCGCCAGCGGCCCGACGCTGCCCGCCGCGCCGTCGCCCATCAGCCAGGCGGTGGTCGCGGGCACGCACTGCTACGTCAGCGGCCAGCTCGCCGTCGACGCGGACGGCGTGTTCCGCCCCGGCACCGCGCGCGAGGAGGCCGAGCGGGCGTTCTGCAACGTGTTCGCGGCGGTGGAGGCGGCGGGGTTCGGGCGCCACGAGATCGTCTACGTCGACGTCGCGTTCGTCGACCTCGGGGACGTGCCCGCGGTGAACGCGCTGTGGGCGGAGCTGTTCGCCGAGGACCGCCGGCCCGCGCGCACGATCTACCAGGCCGCGGCGCTGCCGTACGGCGGGCGCGTGAAGGTGCAGGCGATCGCGGTGAGAGAGGCCTGA
- a CDS encoding DUF1622 domain-containing protein, whose protein sequence is MDLHRLIPAAARMVELVGVAILLLGALLALGAFVVRLGRGGPFAAVYDDLRANLGRAILLGLEFLVIADIIGTVAVEPTLANLAVLAVIVAIRTFLSFALELEVTGRWPWQPRSERADATEPREVSR, encoded by the coding sequence ATGGACCTCCATCGGCTGATCCCGGCCGCCGCCCGCATGGTGGAGCTGGTCGGCGTGGCCATCCTCCTGCTCGGCGCGCTGCTCGCGCTCGGCGCGTTCGTCGTGCGGCTGGGGCGCGGGGGCCCGTTCGCCGCGGTCTACGACGACCTGCGCGCGAACCTCGGCCGCGCGATCCTGCTCGGCCTCGAGTTCCTCGTCATCGCCGACATCATCGGCACCGTCGCGGTCGAGCCCACGCTCGCCAACCTCGCGGTGCTGGCGGTGATCGTCGCGATCCGTACCTTCCTCTCGTTCGCGCTCGAGCTGGAGGTCACCGGCCGCTGGCCCTGGCAGCCGCGGAGCGAGCGCGCCGACGCGACCGAGCCGCGGGAGGTGTCCCGATGA
- a CDS encoding class I SAM-dependent methyltransferase, whose amino-acid sequence MTATMPATSPDPERTLRTTAGDFPLREYRLHVAEREWAVLHTDAVLSAADESHFLGGGQQQRPYGVVLWPAAIALAHDVGARADAFRGARVLELGAGTGLPGIVAASLGARVTQTDRNELAMSVCRRNVARNGLADAIEHRLADWTAWDDATRYDWILGSDILYAPRMHEHVRRILDTNLAPGGRVLLSDPFRRASLPLLEAMEADGWAISLGKWRVGEDAAARPIGVYELTRGG is encoded by the coding sequence GTGACCGCGACGATGCCCGCCACCTCGCCCGATCCCGAGCGCACGCTCCGCACGACGGCGGGCGACTTCCCGCTGCGCGAGTACCGCCTGCACGTCGCGGAGCGCGAGTGGGCGGTGCTGCACACCGACGCGGTGCTCAGCGCCGCGGACGAGTCGCACTTCCTGGGTGGGGGGCAGCAGCAGCGCCCATACGGCGTGGTGCTCTGGCCCGCGGCCATCGCGCTCGCGCACGACGTGGGCGCGCGCGCCGACGCCTTCCGCGGCGCGCGCGTGCTGGAGCTGGGCGCGGGCACCGGGCTGCCGGGCATCGTCGCCGCGTCGCTCGGCGCGCGCGTGACGCAGACCGACCGCAACGAGCTGGCGATGTCGGTCTGTCGGCGCAACGTCGCGCGCAACGGGCTCGCGGACGCCATCGAGCACCGGCTCGCCGACTGGACCGCGTGGGACGACGCGACGCGCTACGACTGGATCCTCGGCTCCGACATCCTGTACGCGCCGCGGATGCACGAGCACGTGCGCCGCATCCTCGACACGAACCTCGCGCCGGGCGGGCGCGTCCTGCTCTCGGATCCCTTCCGCAGGGCGAGCCTGCCGCTGCTGGAGGCGATGGAGGCGGACGGCTGGGCGATCTCGCTCGGCAAGTGGCGCGTGGGCGAGGACGCGGCGGCGCGCCCCATCGGCGTGTACGAGCTGACGCGAGGCGGCTGA
- a CDS encoding DUF2809 domain-containing protein, translated as MATRTARLGHAAAAVATIVLGLALRANRRALPAALADVLGDALWAAMMFWWIGALAPRASLRARAGAALAVAWAVELSQRWRAPWLVALRATRLGHLVLGADFDARDLAAYAVGVAGAAACAAAFAAVLAWRPSRARPG; from the coding sequence ATGGCGACGCGCACCGCGCGACTGGGCCACGCGGCCGCCGCGGTCGCCACGATCGTGCTCGGCCTCGCGCTGCGCGCCAACCGCCGCGCGCTTCCCGCGGCGCTCGCCGACGTGCTGGGCGACGCGCTGTGGGCCGCGATGATGTTCTGGTGGATCGGCGCGCTCGCGCCGCGCGCGTCGCTGCGGGCGCGCGCCGGCGCGGCGCTGGCCGTCGCGTGGGCGGTGGAGCTGAGCCAGCGCTGGCGCGCGCCGTGGCTGGTCGCGCTGCGCGCCACGCGGCTCGGGCACCTCGTGCTCGGCGCCGACTTCGACGCGCGCGACCTGGCGGCCTACGCGGTCGGGGTGGCAGGCGCCGCCGCGTGTGCCGCGGCATTCGCCGCCGTGCTCGCGTGGCGCCCGTCGCGCGCCCGGCCAGGGTGA
- a CDS encoding SGNH/GDSL hydrolase family protein: protein MRHIVLLGDSILDNAAYVRGGPDVVAQLRDRLPPGDRATLLAVDGAVTADVARQLARLPADATDLVLSVGGNDALGHVGLLQRRAQHGAEVLEWFDAAVAAFADDYRRLVDALARRGPSATVCTIYEGQLEPAMRRPARAALAIFNDAIQRAARAAALPVIELRDVCTEPADYANPIEPSVQGGAKIAAAIVRQVLA, encoded by the coding sequence ATGCGGCACATCGTCCTGCTCGGCGACTCCATCCTCGACAACGCGGCCTACGTGCGCGGTGGGCCCGACGTGGTCGCCCAGCTGCGCGACCGGCTCCCACCCGGCGACCGCGCCACGCTGCTGGCGGTCGACGGCGCCGTGACCGCCGACGTCGCGCGCCAGCTCGCGCGGCTGCCGGCCGACGCGACGGACCTCGTGCTGAGCGTCGGCGGCAACGACGCGCTCGGCCACGTCGGGCTGCTGCAGCGGCGCGCGCAGCACGGCGCGGAGGTGCTCGAGTGGTTCGACGCGGCGGTCGCGGCGTTCGCGGACGACTACCGCCGCCTCGTGGACGCGCTGGCGCGGCGGGGGCCGTCGGCGACGGTGTGCACGATCTACGAGGGGCAGCTGGAGCCCGCGATGCGCCGGCCCGCGCGCGCGGCGCTGGCGATCTTCAACGACGCGATCCAGCGCGCCGCGCGCGCCGCCGCCCTGCCGGTGATCGAGCTGCGCGACGTCTGCACCGAGCCCGCCGACTACGCGAACCCGATCGAGCCGTCGGTGCAGGGCGGGGCGAAGATCGCCGCAGCGATCGTCCGCCAGGTGCTCGCGTGA
- a CDS encoding PaaI family thioesterase — MLSARDPGFEARVRASFARQQFMTLLGARLERVVAGEVCIRLPFQPALTQQHGFLHAGVVTSVVDSACGYAALTLMEPGAAVLSVEFKVNLLAPARGREFVAVGRVVRAGRTLTVCTGEVRALPEGEGGDEVPVAIMQATIMAVRERGGLSD, encoded by the coding sequence GTGCTGAGCGCGCGCGATCCCGGCTTCGAGGCGCGCGTGCGTGCCAGCTTCGCGCGCCAGCAGTTCATGACGCTGCTCGGTGCGCGGCTGGAGCGCGTGGTGGCGGGCGAGGTGTGCATCCGGCTGCCGTTCCAGCCCGCGCTCACGCAGCAGCACGGCTTCCTGCACGCCGGCGTGGTCACCAGCGTCGTCGACAGCGCGTGCGGCTACGCCGCGCTGACGCTGATGGAGCCCGGCGCCGCGGTGCTGAGCGTCGAGTTCAAGGTCAACCTGCTGGCGCCGGCGCGCGGGCGCGAGTTCGTCGCGGTGGGCCGGGTCGTCCGCGCGGGCCGCACGCTGACCGTGTGCACCGGCGAGGTGCGCGCGCTGCCGGAAGGCGAGGGTGGCGACGAGGTGCCGGTCGCGATCATGCAGGCGACGATCATGGCGGTGCGCGAGCGCGGAGGGCTCAGCGACTGA
- a CDS encoding S41 family peptidase, translated as MRRARTTIVAGALAVASCSLSLEPKEPLVPDAQMSSVARRHVDEFLGILQQHSINRLTIDWPEVRRKAEALAPLAQTIEETAPIIQDAMIALRDGHSTYRAANGRFFYYPLRTCVRSGAVPPTSLPSDVGYVRVGTFSGGGPGGVAFADSIQAIIRAGDREGMSGWIVDLRGNGGGNMWPMLAALSPVLGDGVVGHFIDPVGVVTVWEMRDGAARLNGALQQVATAPYRLKRERPRVAVLLDNGVASSGEAVAIAFRERPDTRSFGLATCGQSTANAAFVLQDGSLLNLTVATMADRTRRAYGAQVAPDETVQDPDEMVRRAIAWLQRP; from the coding sequence ATGCGGCGCGCACGGACGACGATCGTCGCCGGCGCGCTGGCCGTCGCGTCGTGCAGCCTCTCGCTGGAGCCGAAGGAGCCGCTCGTCCCCGACGCGCAGATGTCGAGCGTCGCGCGCCGCCACGTCGACGAGTTCCTCGGCATCCTGCAGCAGCACTCGATCAACCGCCTCACCATCGACTGGCCGGAGGTGCGCCGGAAGGCCGAGGCGCTGGCACCGCTGGCGCAGACCATCGAGGAGACGGCCCCGATCATCCAGGACGCGATGATCGCGCTGCGCGACGGGCACAGCACGTATCGCGCGGCGAACGGCCGCTTCTTCTACTACCCGCTGCGCACCTGCGTGCGCTCGGGCGCGGTGCCGCCCACGTCGCTGCCATCCGACGTCGGCTACGTGCGCGTGGGGACGTTCAGCGGCGGTGGGCCGGGCGGCGTCGCGTTCGCGGACAGCATCCAGGCGATCATCCGCGCGGGCGACCGCGAGGGGATGAGCGGCTGGATCGTCGACCTGCGCGGCAACGGCGGCGGCAACATGTGGCCGATGCTGGCGGCGCTCTCGCCCGTCCTCGGCGACGGCGTGGTGGGGCACTTCATCGATCCCGTGGGCGTCGTCACCGTGTGGGAGATGCGCGACGGCGCGGCGCGCCTGAACGGCGCGCTGCAGCAGGTGGCGACGGCGCCCTACCGCCTGAAGCGCGAGCGGCCGCGCGTCGCGGTGCTCCTCGACAACGGCGTCGCCAGCTCGGGCGAGGCGGTGGCGATCGCGTTCCGCGAGCGGCCCGACACGCGCTCCTTCGGCCTCGCGACGTGCGGGCAGTCCACCGCCAACGCCGCCTTCGTTCTGCAGGACGGCTCGCTGCTCAACCTCACCGTCGCGACGATGGCCGACCGCACGCGCCGCGCGTACGGCGCGCAGGTCGCGCCCGACGAGACGGTGCAGGACCCCGACGAGATGGTGCGCCGCGCGATCGCGTGGCTGCAGCGGCCCTGA